Part of the Anguilla rostrata isolate EN2019 chromosome 10, ASM1855537v3, whole genome shotgun sequence genome, GCCTTCAGGCCGGCGGCCCTCTCCACGACGATCCTCAGGCGGCCGAGCCCCGCCcgcagggggcagcagtggtGGTCCAGGTTGGGGCCGGGGGAGCAGGTGTCGGCGTTGCTCTGGGCCGCCTCCAGCTTGTTCTCCTCTATGTACTCCAGAACCGCTCTCCTCAGGTTGGCGCTCACGCCCGGGTCGCCGGCCaggtggtggagagggaggacCGAGTAGGAGACCACGTCGGGGTTGTCGTACAGGCTGCTCATCCAGCTGCCGTAGGCCGTCGAGGGCTCCTGGTTGAACAGGACGTCCGGGAAGTATTTCTCCCCTCCGAGGACCTCGATCTTGTGCGTCATGAAGCCTTGGTAGAAGCCCGTGGTCATGTTGTCCCTGAGAATGCTGCTGCACTTGTGGGTGAGGGACAGGTTGGCGGGCAGGAAGCCCAGCGCCATCTTCAGCTCGACGTCCAGGCACTTCTTGATCTCCGTCTCGGAGAAGCCCTGCAGGGTCGCCAGGCAGGTGCGGAACGCGGTGATGCGCCTCACCCGGCCGCCCAGGTGCACCTGCCGGATGTAGTGAGTTCCGTACGTGTCGATCACCTGGCGGTACCGGTGGCTGGTGCGGTCGTCGTACTCGCTGGGCAAGCCCTGAAGGTGCTTAGAGAACTCTCCACTGAGTGTTGGGTGGTCCGCCAGTCTGTAactacaaaagtaaaaaatgattttgtaacaatattttttcattgaaaatatggCTTACAGTATTGTCAGAGAAAACTTCCATTAGCATTATAATGCAATCCAATTAACACATTAAAGATGTCCAAACTGTGCAGGAGTGTATTGCTAAATGTTTTCAGTGAGTtgagaatgtgtttttaaaatgcatcattttaaaactggTCATTTTGAGGGCACACAGGCTCTTGAGGTGTTTCCCAGAGTAGCGTCCCCTGGACCCTTACCTGTAGTGCGTGCAGCTGATCTCGTGCGTGGCGAAGGTGGCCTTGTCCAGGCTGAACTGGGCCCTGGCGAACTGGGCGATCTCGGAGCGGCTGCCCCGCAGGATGGCCGCGCCCAGGTCCTCCACGTTCAGGCCCGCGCCCCAGTCGCTGTCGACGAGGGAGGCGGAGCTCCGCACCAGCGAGTCGACGGAGTGGTGCAGGGCGCTGGACAGCTGCTTCCTGCAGCGGCTGAAGGGCCGCCAGTCCAGCGCGGACGCCGGGACCTTCTGCGCCGCCCCGCCCTGCAGGCGGTTCTCGCACAGCGCGCAGGTGCCGTTGGGCGACAGGTAGGCCCGGACGTCGATCACGTACGCGCCCTTGCGCTGCATCCTGACCACGTCGAACCCCTCCCCCGCCAGGTTGTGCCCGGGCACGAAGGGGGCTGCCTGGCACTCCGAGAGGGAGCCCGTCCTACAGCCCGCACACCTGCTCACctccagcaggagcaggagagccGCGGCCAGCCCCGACAGCCCTTTCGGCCTCTCTAACACTAGGGCATGCATAGCGCACATCTGGAAGGTGATAGGGTTAGAAATACAGAGAGCAAATTCATGGAAGAATTATTCGGGAGCAGTGAATTTCCATTATTGCAATTCTTGATACATTTATTGATACGTTTGTACTTGCATTTACagttaggcatttagcagatgcccttatccagagcgacttacaaagGGCACTGATCATGCCCAGTCATTAATCTCGCATGTATAGTAGTAAGTACACAAACCTACAAGGTAAAATTAAGGCCCGCAGTGGGTGGAATAAGGACGTTGAACATGTAACTCTGAAGTAACAAACTGGATTGTGGGTATCGGTGTTTGATGTAGCGAAGGGAGATGTAAACGCTTGATAAATGCTCACAGGTCATGTGGTATTTATGTGGTAATGCGTCCTACTTTCTGGTGAATATGCCTACAAAGAAATTTGTTCATTGTTGTATTTTTCTCACGTGATCTACTACCCACagaatatttacatataaatacaaatgcagtAGTGAATAGAAGCAGTTAAATGTCAGCTCTTGTGAACCAGCCCGCTGTGTCTGCATTGACTGCGTAGGCTGTGGATCATTCATGCCTCTGTAACCTCTTTGGTCACGGAATTTTAAACCCCTTGGCCTTGGAAACGGGCGCATGCCGAATCAGCGTAACTTCCCCTGAACCCCGAGCGCGTAAGTCAGCCACTTACCATATAGCGGCCCACACTCGTCCGGTCTGAGTCATGCCCTGTGTTCATTgtaaaagagttttttttttg contains:
- the prf1.5 gene encoding perforin 1.5; translation: MCAMHALVLERPKGLSGLAAALLLLLEVSRCAGCRTGSLSECQAAPFVPGHNLAGEGFDVVRMQRKGAYVIDVRAYLSPNGTCALCENRLQGGAAQKVPASALDWRPFSRCRKQLSSALHHSVDSLVRSSASLVDSDWGAGLNVEDLGAAILRGSRSEIAQFARAQFSLDKATFATHEISCTHYSYRLADHPTLSGEFSKHLQGLPSEYDDRTSHRYRQVIDTYGTHYIRQVHLGGRVRRITAFRTCLATLQGFSETEIKKCLDVELKMALGFLPANLSLTHKCSSILRDNMTTGFYQGFMTHKIEVLGGEKYFPDVLFNQEPSTAYGSWMSSLYDNPDVVSYSVLPLHHLAGDPGVSANLRRAVLEYIEENKLEAAQSNADTCSPGPNLDHHCCPLRAGLGRLRIVVERAAGLKADVFSQADGFVKVSYGERYEETDVIKNDAHPRWNATYNFGTVELGRQLTFEVWDRDLFFHDFLGQCKIYPERGVHSYSCKLNQGVFYFTYSVTCDQHLTGYRCGRYSPGH